One Qipengyuania gaetbuli DNA segment encodes these proteins:
- a CDS encoding DUF11 domain-containing protein yields the protein PDISILKEVVSVNNEDESLDEDGIIDTAGDTITYRITVANEGNVTLSDVDVTDLFEGAGYDTSGLVYVESGDENGLLDVGETWTWVFTVEVTQLMIDTNCYEGGDEKITNSASVTALFGEQQVSDGPSTVNTPIDCNPAIDVEKLVSISGNTFDPVLDDHDSPTGPQATTANTPIYFLVSVANIGNVTLTALDFSDILSSPAGSVFAGELNYADPSIDVWVDLNDNGSRDANEDWDLNDVNADGVLDTVELAPGETLNVYYTMPFEAGQHINTVTVSTAQGVSDSDAAHYFGLNDPGSGVRTPGFWQGPNNGLTFWDGIADNQAHDGEGFPDGDPSTPGNQDLLYAVDSNGDGVINGADKQGLLVGDYNGDGLGTGEDVFFISLKDAQDLVDASTKSGNDVISKLGRDVVATWLNFLAGNSLGDGSEGTAKHYLDDAIDWMQSFADGSPKSLELGETFDDYVAGSRIKTSENSWKSPQGDSDHSGADIHNALAEYNEGGTVNGVFIAGDGDSAAFQAALSDAVNSGLFMVAPIGDDPLVVGDGMTIAIA from the coding sequence CCCGACATCTCGATCCTGAAGGAGGTGGTGTCGGTCAACAACGAGGACGAGAGCCTCGACGAGGACGGCATCATCGACACGGCAGGCGATACGATCACCTACCGCATCACGGTTGCCAACGAAGGCAATGTGACGCTGAGCGATGTCGACGTGACCGACCTGTTCGAAGGCGCCGGCTACGACACCAGCGGCCTGGTCTATGTCGAGAGCGGCGACGAGAACGGCCTGCTCGACGTAGGCGAGACCTGGACCTGGGTGTTCACCGTCGAGGTGACCCAGCTGATGATCGACACCAACTGCTATGAAGGCGGTGACGAGAAGATCACCAACTCGGCCAGCGTCACGGCGCTGTTCGGCGAGCAGCAGGTCAGCGACGGCCCCTCCACCGTCAACACCCCGATCGACTGCAACCCCGCAATCGACGTCGAGAAGCTTGTTTCGATCAGCGGCAACACCTTCGATCCTGTACTCGACGATCACGACAGTCCGACAGGACCGCAGGCGACGACGGCCAATACGCCGATCTACTTCCTCGTATCGGTAGCCAATATCGGCAACGTCACGCTGACTGCACTCGACTTCAGCGATATCCTCTCGTCACCGGCAGGTTCCGTCTTCGCCGGAGAGCTCAACTACGCCGATCCCTCGATCGATGTGTGGGTCGATCTCAACGACAACGGATCGCGGGATGCCAATGAGGATTGGGACCTCAACGATGTCAATGCCGACGGCGTACTGGACACTGTCGAGCTCGCTCCGGGCGAGACGCTCAATGTCTACTACACCATGCCGTTCGAAGCCGGGCAGCACATCAACACGGTCACGGTTTCGACCGCGCAAGGTGTGTCCGACAGCGATGCAGCGCATTACTTCGGGCTCAACGATCCCGGATCGGGCGTCCGCACCCCAGGCTTCTGGCAGGGTCCGAACAATGGCCTTACCTTCTGGGACGGCATTGCCGACAACCAGGCACATGACGGTGAAGGATTCCCCGATGGCGATCCGTCCACACCCGGCAATCAGGACTTGCTCTACGCTGTCGACAGCAACGGCGACGGCGTAATTAACGGGGCTGACAAGCAGGGGCTGCTCGTCGGCGACTACAACGGGGATGGCCTGGGTACGGGTGAAGACGTGTTCTTCATCTCGCTGAAGGATGCTCAGGACCTGGTCGATGCATCGACTAAGAGCGGCAACGACGTAATCTCCAAGCTTGGCCGAGACGTCGTGGCAACCTGGCTGAACTTCCTTGCCGGGAACAGCCTGGGCGATGGTTCGGAAGGCACGGCAAAGCATTACCTCGATGATGCCATCGACTGGATGCAGAGCTTTGCCGACGGTAGCCCGAAGAGCCTCGAACTCGGTGAAACCTTCGACGATTACGTGGCCGGTTCGCGCATCAAGACGAGCGAGAACAGCTGGAAGTCCCCGCAAGGTGACAGCGATCATTCTGGCGCGGACATCCACAACGCACTCGCGGAATACAACGAGGGCGGCACGGTCAACGGCGTGTTTATCGCCGGCGACGGGGACAGCGCGGCATTCCAGGCAGCACTGTCCGACGCAGTGAACAGTGGGCTCTTCATGGTGGCACCGATCGGAGACGACCCGCTCGTGGTGGGAGATGGCATGACCATCGCCATCGCCTGA
- the lpdA gene encoding dihydrolipoyl dehydrogenase yields the protein MATNYDVIVLGSGPGGYVAAIRCAQLGLKTAIVERELLGGICLNWGCIPTKALLRSAEIKHYMEHAASYGLKVAGKIEADLDAVVKRSRGVAKQLNQGVTHLMKKNKITVHMGTGTLTGPTSLTVKGEKGEEKLTAKHIIVATGARARDLPFAPADGKRVWTYRHAMTPAEMPKKLLVIGSGAIGIEFASFYNDMGVDVTVVEMLDRIVPVEDKDVSVFLEKSLTKQGMTIMTGAGVEALDVSDKGVKAKIKAKDGKVSETEFSHCIVAIGIVPNTENVGFEKLVEMDRGFIQIDDYGRTKSKGLWAIGDCTPGPWLAHKASHEGVTTAEAIAKELGNKDVHPHPLDRGNIPGCTYCHPQIASVGLTEEKAKEAGYTVKAGTFPFIGNGKAIALGEAEGFVKTVFDAKTGELLGAHMVGAEVTEMIQGFVVGKTLETTEAELMNTVFPHPTISESMHESVLASYGRALHI from the coding sequence ATGGCTACCAACTACGACGTCATCGTTCTCGGCTCCGGACCCGGCGGCTATGTCGCGGCGATCCGCTGTGCGCAGCTGGGCCTGAAGACCGCCATCGTCGAGCGCGAACTGCTCGGCGGTATCTGCCTCAACTGGGGTTGCATCCCGACCAAGGCGCTGCTGCGTTCGGCCGAGATCAAGCACTACATGGAACACGCCGCATCCTACGGCCTCAAGGTCGCGGGCAAGATCGAGGCGGACCTCGACGCGGTCGTGAAGCGCAGCCGCGGCGTCGCCAAGCAGCTGAACCAGGGCGTCACGCACCTGATGAAGAAGAACAAGATCACGGTGCACATGGGCACTGGCACGCTGACCGGCCCGACCAGCCTCACCGTGAAGGGCGAGAAGGGCGAGGAGAAGCTCACCGCCAAGCACATCATCGTCGCCACCGGCGCGCGTGCCCGCGACCTGCCTTTCGCCCCTGCCGACGGCAAGCGCGTGTGGACCTATCGCCACGCCATGACGCCGGCCGAAATGCCCAAGAAGCTGCTCGTGATCGGATCGGGCGCGATCGGCATCGAGTTCGCCAGCTTCTATAACGACATGGGGGTCGATGTGACCGTGGTCGAAATGCTCGACCGCATCGTGCCGGTAGAAGACAAGGACGTCTCCGTCTTCCTCGAAAAGAGCCTCACCAAGCAGGGCATGACGATCATGACCGGCGCGGGTGTCGAGGCGCTCGATGTGTCGGACAAGGGCGTGAAGGCCAAGATCAAGGCGAAAGACGGCAAGGTGTCCGAGACCGAGTTCAGCCACTGCATCGTTGCGATCGGCATCGTGCCGAATACCGAGAACGTGGGCTTCGAAAAGCTGGTCGAAATGGACCGCGGCTTCATCCAGATCGACGACTATGGCCGCACCAAGTCGAAGGGCCTGTGGGCCATCGGCGACTGCACGCCCGGTCCGTGGCTGGCGCACAAGGCGAGCCATGAAGGCGTCACCACTGCAGAGGCGATCGCCAAGGAACTCGGCAACAAGGATGTCCATCCGCACCCGCTCGACCGCGGCAACATCCCGGGCTGCACCTATTGCCACCCGCAGATCGCCAGCGTCGGCCTGACCGAGGAAAAAGCCAAGGAAGCGGGCTATACGGTAAAGGCAGGCACTTTCCCGTTCATCGGCAACGGCAAGGCCATCGCGCTGGGCGAGGCGGAGGGTTTCGTGAAGACCGTGTTCGATGCGAAGACCGGCGAACTGCTTGGTGCACACATGGTCGGCGCGGAAGTGACCGAGATGATCCAGGGCTTCGTCGTGGGCAAGACGCTGGAAACGACCGAGGCGGAACTGATGAACACCGTCTTCCCGCACCCCACCATCAGCGAAAGCATGCACGAGAGCGTGCTTGCTAGCTACGGCAGGGCGCTGCACATCTGA
- a CDS encoding HlyD family type I secretion periplasmic adaptor subunit gives MNAFSKITSSLLGEEEEFEEQELKAKKSSNLILWSIAAFTLIAVVWAAFATVERTVRASGRVVPSSKLQVASNLEGGVVEEILVTAGQDVRRGQVLVRLNPAITGSALGSSEASVDALEARIARLRAEVSGGAPAYGNLPDSQVTIERSLHSARSAELSSLRSAGQARVVQAQRSVAEAQSILAARESNLVTANRELEMLRPLAAQKIVPEIELIQAENAAQIAASEVAAARASLARSQSSIAEAQAALAQQISDWRSRAGMELSQAQADLSVQKMTLPGLEDRVDRTVIRAPMTGRVNRVFVTTVGGSVGSGEPIVEIVPTDDALYIEAMVRPQDIANVGLGQRAFVEITAYNPAIFGKMAGTVTSISPDAVVNEETGESFYTVEVRTTEVLKDQDGDPLDIGPGMVANVSLLGEERSILSYLFTPITWLKENAFRE, from the coding sequence ATGAACGCCTTTTCCAAGATAACGAGCAGCCTCCTTGGCGAGGAAGAGGAATTCGAAGAGCAGGAGCTCAAGGCGAAGAAATCGTCGAACCTGATCCTGTGGTCGATCGCCGCATTCACGTTGATCGCGGTCGTCTGGGCAGCCTTCGCAACCGTCGAAAGGACAGTACGGGCGTCAGGCCGCGTCGTCCCGAGTTCCAAGCTACAGGTCGCCTCGAACCTCGAAGGCGGCGTGGTGGAAGAGATCCTGGTGACCGCAGGACAGGACGTCAGGCGTGGCCAGGTCCTCGTCCGCCTGAACCCTGCAATTACCGGCTCTGCGCTTGGCAGTTCGGAAGCCAGTGTCGACGCCTTGGAGGCGCGTATTGCGAGGCTTCGTGCCGAAGTTAGTGGCGGTGCGCCGGCATATGGCAACTTGCCCGACAGCCAGGTTACTATCGAGCGCTCGCTTCATTCTGCCCGGTCGGCGGAACTGAGCAGCCTCCGGTCGGCGGGACAGGCACGTGTCGTCCAGGCGCAGCGTTCGGTTGCGGAAGCGCAATCGATCCTCGCTGCACGCGAATCCAATCTCGTCACGGCAAACCGGGAGCTGGAAATGCTGCGGCCTTTGGCGGCTCAAAAGATCGTGCCGGAGATTGAGCTCATTCAGGCCGAGAACGCCGCCCAGATCGCCGCCAGTGAAGTCGCTGCGGCAAGGGCCTCCCTCGCCCGGTCGCAATCGAGCATCGCCGAGGCACAGGCGGCGCTGGCTCAACAGATTAGCGACTGGCGCAGCCGGGCGGGCATGGAACTCTCGCAGGCGCAGGCCGACTTGTCGGTTCAAAAGATGACTCTCCCCGGCCTCGAGGACAGGGTCGACCGTACGGTGATCCGCGCTCCCATGACCGGGCGGGTGAACCGCGTCTTTGTCACCACTGTCGGGGGAAGCGTCGGTTCGGGCGAGCCGATCGTCGAGATCGTGCCGACCGACGACGCTCTCTATATCGAGGCGATGGTGCGCCCGCAGGACATTGCCAACGTAGGTCTCGGCCAAAGAGCGTTCGTCGAAATCACCGCCTACAATCCGGCGATCTTCGGCAAGATGGCCGGAACCGTAACGTCGATTTCGCCCGATGCCGTCGTGAACGAGGAGACGGGAGAAAGCTTCTATACCGTCGAGGTCAGGACCACCGAGGTGCTGAAAGACCAAGACGGCGACCCGCTCGACATCGGACCCGGCATGGTGGCCAATGTCAGCCTGCTGGGCGAGGAGCGTTCGATCCTGTCGTACCTCTTCACGCCGATCACCTGGCTGAAGGAGAACGCCTTCAGGGAATAG
- a CDS encoding aminotransferase class IV, translated as MTDKEERGTHLYVPDSRNENVWIDINGEHYRRPDAKISVFDSGFMLGDGVWEGIRMHAGRFAFLDRHFDRLWRGAKAILMDLGVTREELEARLYAVCDANGMTEDGVHVRLMCTRGIRSTPYQDPRVVVTPATIVIIPEWKEPAPETATRMLRLSTVHVRRGYPDVQDPMLNSHSKLNCITACIQAAQAGADEGLMLDPHGFVATCNSTHFFIVKNGDIWTSSGDYCLDGITRGMVIEVAREAGITVHERNFSLTHVYGADEAFTTGTFAGVAPVGQIDGRVLGTQRGPMVERLQQLYLARLAADTKGRARP; from the coding sequence ATGACCGACAAGGAAGAGCGCGGCACGCACCTGTACGTCCCCGATAGCCGCAACGAGAACGTCTGGATCGATATCAACGGCGAGCACTACCGCCGGCCCGATGCCAAGATCAGCGTATTCGACAGCGGGTTCATGCTGGGTGACGGCGTCTGGGAGGGCATCCGGATGCACGCCGGACGCTTCGCTTTCCTCGACCGCCATTTCGACCGGTTGTGGCGGGGCGCAAAGGCAATCCTGATGGACCTTGGCGTCACGCGGGAAGAGCTGGAAGCACGGCTCTACGCCGTCTGCGATGCGAATGGCATGACCGAAGATGGCGTGCATGTCCGCCTGATGTGCACGCGCGGTATCCGCTCGACGCCCTACCAGGACCCGCGTGTGGTTGTGACGCCCGCGACCATCGTGATCATTCCCGAGTGGAAGGAGCCCGCGCCCGAAACCGCCACGCGCATGCTGCGCCTCTCAACGGTTCATGTCCGCCGCGGATACCCCGACGTGCAGGACCCGATGCTGAATTCGCACAGCAAGCTCAATTGCATCACGGCGTGCATCCAGGCAGCGCAGGCAGGTGCAGACGAAGGGCTGATGCTTGACCCGCACGGTTTCGTTGCGACCTGCAATTCCACCCACTTTTTCATCGTGAAGAACGGGGATATCTGGACCTCCAGCGGCGACTACTGCCTCGACGGCATCACGCGGGGCATGGTCATCGAAGTCGCACGCGAGGCAGGCATTACCGTACATGAGCGTAACTTCTCGCTGACGCATGTCTACGGCGCGGACGAAGCTTTCACGACCGGCACGTTCGCCGGCGTTGCCCCGGTGGGGCAGATCGATGGCAGGGTGCTTGGCACCCAGCGCGGGCCGATGGTCGAACGCCTCCAGCAGCTGTACCTCGCGCGGCTGGCTGCGGACACGAAGGGCAGGGCGCGCCCGTGA
- a CDS encoding cation:proton antiporter — protein sequence MTSFLVLAFLILVAGVIAVPLASRFGLGSVLGYLLAGMAISPVLAALNVDVEALQVFAEFGVVMMLFIIGLEMEPKRLWAMRGKLLGLGGGQVVLTTLAIMGIALIDAQPWQTAMAIGMVLALSSTAIIVQTLTEKNLLRSEGGEASFSVLLVQDVAVIPILALLPVLAMPELYAGGAGHAEGGHGGLDLTANMPVWLAALSRIAAVAGVVGIGIYAIRPLFRYIAAANLRELFTAAALVVVIGIALLMSLVGLSPALGAFVAGVVLATSEYRHELESDINPFKGLLLGLFFITVGAGIDFVLAQQVWQDVVFWAAVTIVAKLAVLFVVGRLYGLRRQALWLFCLSLPQAGEFAFVLIAFAVANAVFAPEFADLLLLIVALTMLVTPLLFIFYDKLIAHAYCTGDELEADTIDEENPVIIAGRGRVGGIVDRMLQAAGHATTVIDYDSHQLEIVRKFGFRTYFGDATRPDLLHSAGIDKARLLVVAMDEREQIDKLVKYATKHYPKLHVIARAIDRNHVYELWAYGCRDIIRETYDSSLRMGRSAFEALGMDRQQAQAATDAFEEMDRKFMPEVASLYRLDIPYHENEPLMQRVKELRSEWDPILTAQMDEILKRGK from the coding sequence ATGACATCGTTTCTGGTCCTCGCCTTCCTGATCCTTGTTGCCGGCGTCATTGCCGTCCCGCTCGCGAGCCGCTTCGGCCTCGGATCGGTACTTGGCTACCTCCTTGCCGGAATGGCGATCAGCCCGGTGCTTGCCGCGTTGAATGTCGATGTCGAGGCCTTGCAGGTCTTCGCCGAATTCGGGGTGGTGATGATGCTTTTCATCATCGGCCTCGAGATGGAGCCGAAGCGGCTGTGGGCAATGCGCGGGAAGCTGTTGGGTTTGGGCGGCGGGCAGGTTGTGCTGACTACGCTCGCCATAATGGGAATTGCCCTGATCGATGCGCAGCCATGGCAGACTGCAATGGCGATCGGCATGGTGCTGGCGCTCTCTTCGACCGCGATCATCGTCCAGACGCTCACTGAGAAGAACCTGCTCCGAAGCGAAGGCGGGGAAGCCAGCTTTTCGGTCCTGCTGGTGCAGGACGTCGCGGTCATCCCGATCCTGGCGCTGCTGCCCGTGCTGGCCATGCCGGAGCTCTACGCCGGCGGCGCCGGCCACGCAGAGGGAGGACATGGCGGCCTGGACCTGACGGCAAACATGCCGGTGTGGCTCGCCGCCCTGTCGCGCATCGCAGCGGTGGCAGGGGTCGTCGGAATCGGCATTTACGCCATCCGCCCGCTGTTCCGTTACATCGCTGCGGCGAACCTGCGCGAACTGTTCACGGCGGCCGCTCTCGTGGTGGTCATCGGGATTGCCCTGCTCATGTCGCTCGTTGGCCTGTCGCCCGCGCTTGGCGCCTTTGTGGCAGGTGTCGTCCTCGCCACGAGCGAATACCGGCACGAGCTGGAAAGCGACATCAATCCCTTCAAGGGCCTGCTGCTCGGCCTGTTCTTCATCACGGTTGGGGCGGGCATCGACTTCGTGCTGGCTCAGCAGGTCTGGCAGGACGTAGTCTTCTGGGCCGCCGTCACCATCGTGGCGAAGCTGGCGGTGCTGTTTGTGGTGGGGCGGCTTTACGGCCTCAGGCGGCAGGCGCTCTGGCTCTTCTGTTTGAGTCTTCCGCAAGCGGGCGAGTTCGCTTTCGTGCTGATCGCCTTTGCGGTTGCCAATGCGGTCTTCGCACCTGAATTTGCGGACCTGTTGCTGCTCATCGTGGCGCTCACGATGCTGGTCACGCCGCTGCTGTTCATCTTCTACGACAAGCTCATCGCGCATGCCTATTGCACGGGCGACGAACTGGAAGCGGATACGATCGACGAAGAGAACCCCGTGATTATCGCGGGAAGGGGCAGGGTAGGCGGCATCGTCGACCGCATGCTCCAAGCGGCGGGTCATGCCACCACCGTAATCGACTATGACAGTCACCAGCTGGAAATCGTCCGCAAGTTCGGCTTCCGCACCTATTTCGGCGATGCGACAAGGCCGGACCTGCTGCATTCCGCCGGCATCGACAAAGCACGGCTGCTGGTCGTCGCGATGGATGAGCGCGAGCAGATCGACAAGCTCGTGAAATACGCGACCAAGCACTATCCGAAACTGCACGTCATCGCGCGCGCCATCGACCGCAACCATGTCTACGAGCTCTGGGCCTATGGCTGCCGCGACATCATTCGCGAAACCTACGACAGCAGCCTGCGCATGGGTCGCTCGGCCTTCGAAGCGCTCGGCATGGACCGCCAGCAGGCCCAGGCTGCGACCGATGCCTTCGAGGAAATGGACCGCAAGTTCATGCCCGAGGTTGCCAGTCTCTACCGGCTGGACATTCCGTATCACGAGAACGAGCCGCTGATGCAGCGGGTCAAGGAACTGCGCAGCGAATGGGATCCGATCCTGACTGCGCAGATGGATGAAATCCTCAAGAGGGGCAAATGA
- a CDS encoding acyltransferase family protein, which yields MSDLTAPSKLARLRSWLTSPAPELRADIGNTARYIPSLDGLRAISVLIVMLSHFVTNIFPGGFGVYVFFVISGFLIARQFFVEQEATSSIGMTNFYLRRFFRLYPVALVFTATVVALYLAQGKTVDWWQPASALFYFSNYYFASFIDPSQQVMPLVIFWSLSVEEHFYLLFPTVFLLAKGAPRRLGFIVLGVIVGALALRLGMAIRHPELIGSYHFYYRSEFRMDSIAYGVGVAALCATEWGRSFLARLANPVTLVAAGAIVLFCLLYREPFFRETWRYSLVGVAIAAALVSVLFSARLGWVQRLLNMRLPVYIGKLSYSLYLWHFLVLYLTGPLGDDLPRPALIVLNFALSFAVSSASYHWLEVPFLNLRKRLHARRKTSPDTDVSPSASTEV from the coding sequence ATGTCCGATCTGACCGCTCCCTCGAAACTTGCCAGGCTTCGCAGCTGGCTGACCAGCCCGGCCCCCGAATTGCGGGCAGATATCGGCAATACGGCGCGCTACATACCCAGCCTCGATGGTCTGCGCGCAATCAGCGTCCTCATTGTGATGCTGTCGCATTTCGTCACCAACATTTTCCCGGGCGGGTTCGGGGTCTATGTCTTCTTCGTGATCAGCGGCTTCCTGATCGCGCGGCAGTTCTTTGTCGAGCAGGAAGCTACGTCTTCGATCGGTATGACGAACTTCTACCTCAGGCGCTTCTTCCGGCTTTATCCCGTCGCGCTGGTCTTCACTGCAACTGTCGTCGCCCTCTATCTCGCACAGGGAAAGACGGTCGACTGGTGGCAACCGGCATCGGCCCTGTTCTACTTCTCCAACTACTATTTCGCGAGCTTCATCGACCCTTCGCAGCAGGTCATGCCGCTCGTAATCTTCTGGTCGCTGAGCGTCGAGGAGCACTTCTATCTCCTCTTTCCCACCGTCTTCCTGCTCGCGAAGGGTGCCCCCAGACGTCTCGGCTTCATCGTACTCGGCGTGATCGTGGGAGCGCTGGCTCTCAGGCTTGGAATGGCGATCCGACACCCCGAACTGATCGGCAGTTACCATTTCTACTATCGTAGCGAGTTTCGCATGGATTCGATCGCCTACGGAGTTGGCGTCGCGGCGCTCTGCGCAACCGAATGGGGCAGGAGCTTCCTCGCAAGGCTTGCGAACCCTGTCACTTTGGTTGCTGCGGGAGCTATCGTCCTGTTCTGCCTTCTCTACCGGGAGCCGTTCTTCCGCGAGACATGGCGCTACTCGCTGGTCGGAGTCGCAATCGCCGCGGCGCTTGTCAGCGTGCTGTTCTCGGCACGGCTGGGCTGGGTCCAGCGCTTGTTGAACATGCGCTTGCCGGTTTACATCGGGAAGCTGAGCTACTCGCTCTACCTGTGGCATTTCCTCGTTCTCTACCTGACTGGTCCGCTCGGCGACGACTTGCCGCGACCGGCGCTTATCGTCCTGAATTTCGCGTTGAGCTTCGCGGTCTCCTCGGCCTCGTATCACTGGCTGGAGGTGCCTTTCCTCAACTTGAGAAAGCGACTTCACGCTCGGCGGAAGACAAGTCCGGACACAGATGTTAGTCCGTCAGCAAGTACAGAGGTCTGA
- a CDS encoding type I secretion system permease/ATPase, producing MADLEHESDGPKPRIAPWLSGPLKKNRPLYMRVLVAAFLINCFALVTALFTMTVYDRIVPNNATESLIGLAIGLGIVLIFDFVLKLLRSYFVDIAGARVDRDIGRAIFERILALRLDLSRHTTGGLAGLVREIETLRDFFASATITAMVDVPFTIITLLVIAMIGGWLVMVPLVMIPVVILAALATQPAMRRLSSQALDEALGKQAVLVETIGSLETVKSSNAGDMLSKRWDEAMKGHAGVSLRQRLTANLATTVAGSAQTMAYTGMVIFGVFAIADQSLTMGGLIACSILAGRAVAPLGAISVLLTRIHAARTAYRRIDAMMEMPAEGPEGLGLAPAKLEGGIEFRDVDFRYPGAAEMALTGVNFNIRPGEHVALIGPIGSGKSTVARLLIGLYPPTSGLVMIDGTDIRQLTPKSLRAKVGALLQDNALLTGTIRENIMLGRPDADDEEMIRAAKLSHAHDFISRMPNGYDLRLADRGSGLSGGQRQAIAMARALVGQPPILVFDEPTSAVDTETEALLMNNLRHEFQGRTLILITHRPSLLGLVDRVILMSRGRVAMDGTPEDITRKVTRIAAR from the coding sequence TTGGCAGACCTGGAACATGAATCGGATGGGCCGAAGCCGCGCATAGCGCCGTGGTTATCGGGTCCGCTGAAGAAGAACCGCCCGCTTTACATGCGGGTCCTCGTCGCGGCCTTCCTGATCAATTGCTTCGCCCTCGTCACCGCCCTGTTCACGATGACGGTCTACGATCGCATCGTCCCGAACAATGCGACCGAAAGCCTGATCGGCCTCGCCATCGGGCTCGGCATTGTACTGATCTTCGATTTTGTCCTGAAGCTCTTGCGGTCCTATTTCGTCGACATCGCCGGTGCGCGCGTAGACCGCGATATCGGGCGGGCCATTTTCGAACGCATCCTGGCCCTGCGCCTGGATCTCAGCCGGCACACAACTGGCGGGCTAGCAGGCCTCGTTCGCGAAATCGAAACGCTGCGGGACTTCTTCGCTTCCGCCACGATTACCGCGATGGTCGATGTGCCCTTCACCATCATTACGCTGCTGGTAATCGCCATGATCGGTGGTTGGCTGGTCATGGTGCCCTTGGTGATGATCCCAGTGGTTATCCTCGCAGCCCTCGCCACGCAGCCGGCCATGCGGCGGCTTTCGTCGCAGGCGCTGGACGAAGCGTTGGGGAAACAGGCCGTGCTGGTCGAGACCATCGGGAGCCTGGAAACGGTCAAGTCGTCGAACGCCGGCGACATGCTCAGCAAGCGCTGGGACGAGGCGATGAAAGGGCATGCAGGCGTATCGCTCCGCCAGCGCCTGACTGCCAATCTCGCCACTACGGTTGCAGGCAGCGCACAGACCATGGCCTATACCGGCATGGTGATCTTCGGCGTATTCGCGATTGCCGACCAGTCACTGACGATGGGCGGCCTGATCGCCTGTTCGATCCTTGCAGGACGCGCTGTCGCACCTCTCGGGGCGATTTCGGTCCTGTTGACGCGGATCCATGCCGCGCGCACCGCCTATCGCCGGATCGACGCAATGATGGAAATGCCCGCCGAAGGGCCCGAAGGCCTCGGTCTTGCTCCTGCAAAACTGGAAGGCGGGATAGAATTCCGCGACGTCGATTTCCGGTATCCGGGCGCAGCCGAAATGGCCCTGACAGGAGTCAACTTCAATATCCGGCCGGGCGAGCACGTGGCCCTGATCGGCCCGATCGGATCGGGCAAATCGACCGTCGCGCGGCTGTTGATCGGGCTTTACCCGCCCACAAGCGGCCTGGTCATGATCGACGGCACCGATATCCGGCAGCTAACGCCCAAATCGCTGCGTGCGAAAGTAGGCGCGCTGCTGCAGGACAATGCCCTGCTTACCGGCACAATCCGCGAGAACATCATGCTCGGCCGTCCTGATGCCGATGACGAGGAAATGATCAGGGCTGCCAAGCTCAGCCATGCCCACGACTTCATCTCGCGCATGCCGAATGGATACGACCTGAGGCTGGCAGACCGCGGTTCGGGGCTTTCCGGCGGGCAGCGGCAGGCCATCGCCATGGCGCGGGCACTCGTAGGGCAGCCGCCCATCCTCGTGTTCGACGAGCCGACATCGGCAGTCGATACCGAGACAGAGGCGCTGCTGATGAACAATCTGCGCCACGAGTTCCAAGGGCGGACGCTGATCCTGATTACCCACCGCCCTTCCCTGCTCGGCCTGGTTGACCGGGTCATCCTCATGTCGCGCGGGAGGGTGGCGATGGACGGCACCCCTGAAGACATCACGCGCAAGGTTACAAGGATAGCGGCACGATGA
- a CDS encoding sulfotransferase has translation MTIRIAMWSGPRNISTAMMRSFGARPDTFVSDEPFYGAYLKKTGDPQPMADAVIADMDCDWQSVAEAMRGESPDGSPIWYQKHMPHHMEGPVDIRDFPETRHAFLIRDPRRVAASYANKRTAIRPEHLGVTRQRSYFEMEADRLGYAPPVVDTSDILDNPAGLLSKLCDKLGIEWDPAMLSWTKGPHPEDGIWGTHWYDKVNASTGFGSPPGGLPDLAPEFEAVAEACRADYEALATYRITA, from the coding sequence GTGACCATCCGCATTGCCATGTGGTCGGGACCGCGCAACATTTCGACGGCGATGATGCGCAGCTTCGGGGCTCGACCGGACACCTTCGTGAGCGACGAGCCTTTCTACGGCGCCTATCTGAAGAAGACCGGCGATCCCCAACCCATGGCCGATGCGGTGATTGCCGATATGGACTGCGACTGGCAGTCCGTCGCCGAGGCGATGCGGGGCGAAAGTCCGGACGGCAGTCCGATCTGGTACCAGAAGCACATGCCTCATCACATGGAAGGCCCGGTCGACATCCGGGACTTCCCCGAGACCAGGCACGCCTTCCTCATCCGGGATCCTCGCCGCGTCGCGGCAAGCTATGCCAACAAGCGGACTGCCATCCGGCCCGAACATCTCGGGGTCACGAGGCAGCGATCCTACTTCGAGATGGAGGCCGACAGGCTGGGCTACGCACCGCCGGTGGTCGACACTAGTGACATCCTCGACAACCCCGCAGGCCTCCTTTCAAAGCTGTGCGATAAGCTCGGCATCGAATGGGATCCGGCGATGTTGTCCTGGACAAAAGGACCGCATCCCGAAGACGGGATCTGGGGCACTCACTGGTATGACAAGGTAAATGCCTCGACCGGGTTTGGCTCCCCCCCGGGTGGCCTCCCCGATCTCGCGCCGGAATTCGAAGCAGTGGCCGAAGCTTGCCGGGCAGATTACGAAGCCTTGGCGACCTATCGCATAACCGCCTGA